The genomic interval ACGGCATCGTTTAACGACAAGCCGAAGGCGTCGACGAATACGTACAGACGTTGTCGCCTACGGCATCGTTTAACGACAAGCCGAAGGCGTCGACGAATACATACAGACGTTGTCGCCTGCGGCTTGGCGTTAAACAAAACAGGCCGAAGGCGTCGACGAATACGTACAGACGTTGTCGCCTACGGCATCGTTTAACGACAAGCCGAAGGCGTCGACGAATACATACAAACGTTGTCGCCTACGGCTTGGCGTTAAACAAAACAAGCCGAAGGCGTCGACGAATACGTACAAACGTTGTCGCCTACGGCATCGTTTAACGACAAGCCGAAGGCGTCGACGAATACATACAAACGTTGTCGCCTACGGCTTGGCGTTAAACAAAACTAGCCGCAGGCGTCGACGAATACGTACAAACGTTGTCGCCTATGGCTTGGCGTTAGACGATATCGACTACACTTAATCCCCTTCATACTTCCTCCCGGTCCCACGAGTGTCCCCCATGCCCAAACTGAATCGTCGTCAATTCTCTGCCGTTGCCGCGTCCGCTTTGGTCGCCGCGTCCACACGTCGCTCAATCGCTCAGAGCCCCAACGAGCAGTTGGGCGTTTGCATCGCTGGTGTCAACAGTCGAGGTGCCGAACACATTCGTGGGTTTATGAAAGATCAACGAACGGTCATCAGCGCGATCGTCGACGTCGATAGCGAAGTCGCCAGTCGGCGAGCAAGCGAGATTGAGAATAAACAAGGAAAACGCCCCGCCGTGTTCACGGATGTGCGTCAAGCACTCGATTCCGATGGCTTCGACATCCTGACCTGCGCAACCCCCAACCACTGGCACGCTTTGATGGGTGTCTGGGCGATGCAAGCGGGCAAGGACGTGTACATCGAGAAACCGATCAGTCACAACATCCACGAAGGACGCGCGCTGGTCGAAGCAGCCAAACGCTATGGACGCATGTTCCAGACCGGAACGCAGTCACGCAGCAGTTCTGCTTGCCAAGACGCGGTGAAGTTCATTGCCGATGGCGGAATCGGTGACGTCAAGTTCGCTCGCGGGTTGTGCTACAAGCGTCGAAAGTCGATAGGCCGACTGGGCGATTATCCGATCCCACCCAATGTCGATTTCAATCTGTGGAGCGGGCCAGCGACCTATACGGACCCCAAGCTCACACGTGAAAAATTCCACTACGATTGGCACTGGCAGCGTCACTACGGCAACGGTGATTTGGGAAACCAAGGTCCTCACCAAACCGACATCGCACGTTGGGGACTGGGGCTGGATCGTCATCCCAATGCGATCCTTACCTACGGTGGCCGATTGGGTTATCAAGCCGAACGCAAAGACCCTAGCTACGTCGACGCAGGCGACACGGGGAACACTGAAGTCTCGATTTATGATTACGGTGACAAATGCATCGTCTTTGAGACTCGAGGTTTGGATGTCTCCAAGACAGCGGGTGACGAAGTCGAGCGTATGTTCGGCAAGGACCCCGGCAACAAAATCGGGGTGATTTTCTACGGCTCCGAAGGCTACGTGGCTCAGATCTCCTATGGCCACTGCCGTGCTTTTGATAAAGACATGAAAGAGATCAAGAGTTTCACCGCAAACGATGTCGGCGATGCCCACTTTGCCAATTTCATTTCCGCATGTGCCTCCCGAGATTACGGCTCGCTCAACGCAGATGCGATGACAGGTCACTTGTCCGCAGGCGTTAGCCACTTGGGCAACATTTCGTACTACCTGGGCGAAAAGAATCCCGCTTCGGCTGACGAGATCAAAGCCGCCGTGTCAAAAATCAAGAGTCTTGACGACAACGCCGCGACGCTACAACGAACCATCGAGCACTTGGAAGCCAACGGTGTGGATCTGGACAAGACGCCACTTGCCCTGGGGCCGATGCTGGAGTTTGATCCCGAGACGGAGAAGTTCACCAACAACGACGACGCAAACGCGATGTTGACCCGTGAGTATCGAAAGGGATTCGAAGTCCCCGAAGGAGCGAACGTCTGATCAAACAACGAGCAGAGAAAACGCGACGCTTCCTGACGTGGGGCAGGTTTGTAAACCTGCCCCGCTTGTTCTCATTCCCCTCACCGATTTGAGTTTCCATGAATCCCATTGATCGACGTTCGATGTTAAAGGCGTCCGTGGTGACGTCCGTGGCCGCGGCCATATCGGCCGGTCCACTGGCCACAGAGACCCTCGCTGCCAAACCTGCTGGTCCGTCGGACATGCAGTTCGGGTTGGTGACCTATCTGTGGGGCAAAGACATGGATTTGCCGACGCTGATCGATGTCTGTGAAAAATCCGGACTCAACGGCGTTGAGCTTCGTACCGAGCACAAGCACGGCGTGGAGCCGAGTCTGAACAAGGCCGAACGGGAGGATGTCAAGAAACGTTTTGCCGACAGCCCTGTCGAATTGGTGGGCTACGGTTCCAATGCCCAGTACCACGAAGCGGATCCCAAGAAGTTGCAGGCTAACATCGAGTTGACGAAACGATACGTCGAGTTGATGCACGACTGCGGCGCATCCGGCGTCAAAGTGAAGCCGAACGGACTGGTCAAAGGAGTCCCCCACGAGCAAACGATCGAGCAGATCGGGAAAGCGCTCAACGATGTCGCTGCGTTTGGTGCCGATTTCGGCCAGCAAATCCGCGTCGAGGTGCACGGCAAAGAAACCCAAGAAATCGATGTCATGAAAGCGATTTTTGACGTCGCGGATCACCCCAATGCCACCATCTGCTGGAACTCCAACGACGAAGATCTCAAGGGACCTGGTTTGGAGAAAAACTTTGAGCTGCTGAAGGGACGATTTGGAGACACGGTTCATGTCCGCGAATTGAACATTGGCGATTATCCCTACGCTAAGTTGATGCGGCTGTTCCGTCAGATGAATTACCAAGGATGGATTTTGTTGGAGGCACGCACGGATCCCAAAGACAAGATCGCCGCCTTGATCGAGCAGCGAAAGGTCTTCGAGGAAATGGTCGCAGGTTAGTGTCCCACGTACGTCAGGCTTTCTAGCCTGACATCTACAGCACGTACGTCAGGCTTTCCAGCCTGACATATACAGCGCATGTCAGGCTAGAAAGCCTGACGTACATGATCGCATGTCAGGCTAGAAAGCCTGACGTACATGTTTACAGTCACTTGTTAGATGTTGGACGAACGACATGAGGTTTATGCAAGGGTTCTGCAGCATCCTCCTTGTCTGCATCGTTCAAGTTCCGTTGCCGTCAATCATGGCCGATGACGATTCTTTGGCGTCCGTTTTTCAACGGCACTGCGTCAAATGTCACGGTGCGGACGACGACGTCCAAGGTGATGTCGATTTGACCGAACCACGCGTCGGGGACCTGGCTGAGGACTCCGAGTTGCTCAGTCAATTGATCGCGGTGCTTGATCTGAAAGAGATGCCACCCGAAGGCGAGCCGGAGTTGGCGGACGACGTGCGGCATGAGCTGATGGTGGACTTGCGCCGACAGCTTCATGCGGCGGTGGCCTCCAAGCGATCTTTTCCGGACACGCCGATCCGGCGAATGAATCGTTTTCAGTATAACAATGCAGTCATCGATCTCTTTGACCTTCGATGCATCGTGTTCACTTTGCCCGAGCGGATGATGCGGGAGCACAAGGGCTATTTCAAACCAGAGTCGGGCAAAATGGCGGAGGTGGTT from Stieleria varia carries:
- a CDS encoding Gfo/Idh/MocA family protein, whose amino-acid sequence is MPKLNRRQFSAVAASALVAASTRRSIAQSPNEQLGVCIAGVNSRGAEHIRGFMKDQRTVISAIVDVDSEVASRRASEIENKQGKRPAVFTDVRQALDSDGFDILTCATPNHWHALMGVWAMQAGKDVYIEKPISHNIHEGRALVEAAKRYGRMFQTGTQSRSSSACQDAVKFIADGGIGDVKFARGLCYKRRKSIGRLGDYPIPPNVDFNLWSGPATYTDPKLTREKFHYDWHWQRHYGNGDLGNQGPHQTDIARWGLGLDRHPNAILTYGGRLGYQAERKDPSYVDAGDTGNTEVSIYDYGDKCIVFETRGLDVSKTAGDEVERMFGKDPGNKIGVIFYGSEGYVAQISYGHCRAFDKDMKEIKSFTANDVGDAHFANFISACASRDYGSLNADAMTGHLSAGVSHLGNISYYLGEKNPASADEIKAAVSKIKSLDDNAATLQRTIEHLEANGVDLDKTPLALGPMLEFDPETEKFTNNDDANAMLTREYRKGFEVPEGANV
- a CDS encoding sugar phosphate isomerase/epimerase family protein, with protein sequence MNPIDRRSMLKASVVTSVAAAISAGPLATETLAAKPAGPSDMQFGLVTYLWGKDMDLPTLIDVCEKSGLNGVELRTEHKHGVEPSLNKAEREDVKKRFADSPVELVGYGSNAQYHEADPKKLQANIELTKRYVELMHDCGASGVKVKPNGLVKGVPHEQTIEQIGKALNDVAAFGADFGQQIRVEVHGKETQEIDVMKAIFDVADHPNATICWNSNDEDLKGPGLEKNFELLKGRFGDTVHVRELNIGDYPYAKLMRLFRQMNYQGWILLEARTDPKDKIAALIEQRKVFEEMVAG